The DNA sequence CGTTGACAGTGAGATTTTGTTCCGATAGAACGTCGCACTGCGCTTATCGTAGACCATACTCCAGGAGGTGAACTCCGGCTTGTTCGTCCGCTTGCCGTTTTTCCAGCGGTCAACACCACTATCGACAGCGTGAACGGCACGCCGGATGGCTTCTTGGACAAGGTTCGCCGTGAGTTCAGTCTCCTCGCGCAGCCGGTCGTACAACGCATCCCGGGCTGTCACGTTCGAGGTGACGCAGTCTTCGTAGTCGGTGTTGTCCCAGCAGTAGTCACTCGCCTCGTTCGCACAGTACAGGAATTGCTCGGCGGTTTCGTGGAGGTCATCACGGTACTCGTCGGGAACAACGAGTTTGACCGGCGCGGTACGCCTGACCGCCATACTTCAGATTCTGATTCGGCGGTACTTAATAACTCGGGAGTCGGGAAGCTACTGTCTCGTAGTTTGTGTCGTGAGTGTCGGCTTCCTCCCCGGCCTACTCGCTTCGCGCTTCCGACCAGCCGGAAGCTCTCGCTCCTTGAGGCCGGGGGCTCCGCCTCGAAACTGCTGAAAAAACAGCGACCGACCGGCGACCGACCTACTGGAACGTCCGGCCGACGGTCTCCTCGCCTTCGACCTCGGTGGTGTCGAACTGCTCTTCGATCTCCTCGTACTGCTCGCGGACGTCCTCGGTGACGCTGGGGGTCACCTCGTCCAGCGCAGTCTCGAAGTGCTCGCGGCGCACACGGACGTTCCCGACGCTCTCGCCGATCTCGTCGGGGTCGACGGAGTCGATGAACTCGCGGCTGGCGGCCATCGACGCCTCGCGGACGAGCGCCTCGATGTCCGCGCCGACGTAGCCATCGGTCTCGCCGGCGAGCCAGTCCAGGTCGACGTCGTCGGCGACGGGCTTGTTCCGGGTGTGGACCTCGAAGATCGCGCGGCGCGCGTCCTCGTCGGGGACGGGCACGTGGACGTGCCGGTCCAGCCGACCGGGCCGCAGCAGCGCGTTGTCGATGAGGTCCGGGCGGTTCGTGGTCGCGATGACGACCACGTCCTCCAGCTCCTCCAGCCCGTCGAGTTCGGTCAGCAGCTGCGAGACGACGCGCTCGCTGACCTCGCTGCCGCCGCCGGTGCCGCGGCCGCGTTCGCCCGCGATGGAGTCGATCTCGTCGAAGAACACCACGGTCGGGGCGTTCTCCCGGGCCTTGCTGAACACCTCGCGGACGCCCTTCTCGGACTCGCCGACGAACTTGTTGAGCAGCTCCGGTCCCTTGATCGAGATGAAGTTGCTCTGGGACTCGTTGGCGACGGCTTTCGCCATCAGCGTCTTGCCGGTGCCGGGCGGGCCGTACATCAGTACACCCTTCGCGGCCTCCATGTCCATCTGCTCGAACACCTCGGGGTAGTCGAGCGGCCACTGGACGGTCTCCCGGAGGCGCTCCTTGGTGTCCTCCAGGCCGCCGACCTGGTCCCAGGACACGTCGGGCACCTCGACGAACACCTCGCGGAGTGCGGAGGGGTCGATCCCCTTTAGCGCCTCCTTCAGGTCGCGCTCGGTGACCTGCAGCCGGTCGAGCACGTCGGCGTCGATCTCCTCGGATTCGAGGTCGAGTTCGGGCCGGATGCGCCGGAGCGCGTTCATCGCGCCCTCCTTGGTCAGGCTCTCCAGGTCCGCGCCGACGAACCCGTGCGTGTTCTCGGCGTACCGGTCCAGGTCGATCCCATCGGCCAGGGGCATCCCGCGGGTGTGCACCTGCAGGATCTCCTTGCGGCCCTCCTTGTCGGGGACGCCGATCTCGATCTCGCGGTCGAAGCGACCGCCGCGCCGGAGCGCGGGGTCGATGGCGTCGACACGGTTGGTCGCGCCGATGACGATGATCTCGCCGCGCTCGTCCAGCCCGTCCATCAGCGAGAGGAGCTGCGCCACGACGCGGCGCTCCACGTCACCGCCGGCCTCCTCGCGCTTCGGGGCGATGGAGTCCAGCTCGTCGATGAACACGATCGCGGGGGCGTTCTCCTCGGCCTCCTCGAACACCTCGCGGAGCTGCTCCTCGCTCTCGCCGTAGTACTTCGACATGATCTCCGGCCCGGAGATGGTGTCGAAGTGGGCGTCGATCTCGTTGGCGACCGCCTTGGCCATCAGCGTCTTGCCGGTGCCGGGCGGCCCGTGCAGGAGGACGCCCTTCGGCGGCTCGATGCCGAGCTGCTGGAACAGCTCGGGGTGGCGCATCGGCAACTCGATCATCTCGCGGACCTGCTCCAGCTCGTCGTCGAGACCGCCGATGTCCTCGTAGGTGACGTTCGGCGTGTCGCCGCCGCTCGTGTCACCGGGCGCGCCGGCGATCTGCTCGGCGGGCTTCTCGCTGATCTGGATCTCGGTCGAGTCGGTGATGACGACCGTGCCGCTCGGCTCGGTCGAGGCGATCTTCAGCGGGACGGACTGCCCGCTGCTGGACATCGGGCCAAAGGAGAGCGGGAACGGCACCGTCTGGCCCTCGGTAACGGCCTGGCCGGAGAGCTTGTCGCGCACCAGCGGGCCGATGTTCCCGCGGATGCGGAGGTTCTGCGGCAGGGCGACGGTGACGCTGGTCGCCGGCTTCACGTCGGCCGTCTCGACGGTGACGTTGTCGTCGATGCCGACGTTTGCCTCCTGTCGCAGGCGGCCGTCGATCCGGATGATCCCGCGGCCCTCGTCCTCGGGGTAGCCGGGCCAGACGCGCGCGACGGCGCGGTCCTCGCCCTCCCCGATGAGGATGTAGTCGCCGTTCTCCAGGTCCAGTTCCCCCATCGTGGCGCGGTCGATCGCCGCCAGTCCGCGGCCCGCGTCTTTCTGTTTGAGTGGTTTTACGGTGAGCTTCATGCTTCGTCCTCCAGTTCGATGGTGAGGACGCCGTTTTTCATAAACACTTCCGCGTCCTCGCCGGGCAGGTCGATCTCGATCTGTTCCTCGTCCCCGTCGGTTCCGGTCACGACGATGGCGGTGTCGGCCAGCACGTCGACGTCGGCGTCGGCCACCGGTCCGAGGTCGGCCGCGATCACGACGCCGTCGTCGTAGCGGTACTCGCGGACGACCCGTTCGTCGCCGTCGGCCAGTTGATTGAGGTTCATGTAACTAACCCAAAGTTAGTCGTACTACTATTTAAACCTTTCTCCAGCTCCCCCTCGAAAGGGCGGTGTTTCGGAGGTTCGGCTGAATTGCGGTTCACACGAACATTGTGCCGGTCGCGAATTGAACTTTATGGTCGCCCCCGTCCAAGGTCCGGTATGGAGACAGTCACACATCAGGGGCGGGAGACCGCCTACCGGCGCTCGGACCGTGGCGGCGACGGGACGCCGCTCCTTCTGGTCCACGGCAGCGGCGGAGCACGCGGCGTGTGGAAGTCGCAGTTCCGGCTGGCCGACGACCGGCCCGTCGCGGCGCTCGACCTGAGCGGCCACGGCGCGTCCGACGACGTGGACGCCGACGCGGGGTACGGCACGCTCTCCGCGTACGCGGACGACGTGATCGCCGTGGCCGAGGCGACAGATGCCGGCGTCCTCGTCGGCAACTCGCTGGGCGGCGCGGTCGTGCTGCACGCCGTCCTCGACCGCGGGATCGATCCCGACGGGGTGGTGCTCGCCGGCACTGGCGCGCGCCTCTCGGTCAACGAGGACCTCCTGCACTGGCTGGCAACCGACTTCGAGCGCGCGGTCGAGTTCCTCCACGGCCCGGGCCGCCTGTTCGACGA is a window from the Halostella salina genome containing:
- a CDS encoding CDC48 family AAA ATPase; this translates as MKLTVKPLKQKDAGRGLAAIDRATMGELDLENGDYILIGEGEDRAVARVWPGYPEDEGRGIIRIDGRLRQEANVGIDDNVTVETADVKPATSVTVALPQNLRIRGNIGPLVRDKLSGQAVTEGQTVPFPLSFGPMSSSGQSVPLKIASTEPSGTVVITDSTEIQISEKPAEQIAGAPGDTSGGDTPNVTYEDIGGLDDELEQVREMIELPMRHPELFQQLGIEPPKGVLLHGPPGTGKTLMAKAVANEIDAHFDTISGPEIMSKYYGESEEQLREVFEEAEENAPAIVFIDELDSIAPKREEAGGDVERRVVAQLLSLMDGLDERGEIIVIGATNRVDAIDPALRRGGRFDREIEIGVPDKEGRKEILQVHTRGMPLADGIDLDRYAENTHGFVGADLESLTKEGAMNALRRIRPELDLESEEIDADVLDRLQVTERDLKEALKGIDPSALREVFVEVPDVSWDQVGGLEDTKERLRETVQWPLDYPEVFEQMDMEAAKGVLMYGPPGTGKTLMAKAVANESQSNFISIKGPELLNKFVGESEKGVREVFSKARENAPTVVFFDEIDSIAGERGRGTGGGSEVSERVVSQLLTELDGLEELEDVVVIATTNRPDLIDNALLRPGRLDRHVHVPVPDEDARRAIFEVHTRNKPVADDVDLDWLAGETDGYVGADIEALVREASMAASREFIDSVDPDEIGESVGNVRVRREHFETALDEVTPSVTEDVREQYEEIEEQFDTTEVEGEETVGRTFQ
- a CDS encoding Hsp20/alpha crystallin family protein, with the protein product MNLNQLADGDERVVREYRYDDGVVIAADLGPVADADVDVLADTAIVVTGTDGDEEQIEIDLPGEDAEVFMKNGVLTIELEDEA
- a CDS encoding alpha/beta fold hydrolase, with product METVTHQGRETAYRRSDRGGDGTPLLLVHGSGGARGVWKSQFRLADDRPVAALDLSGHGASDDVDADAGYGTLSAYADDVIAVAEATDAGVLVGNSLGGAVVLHAVLDRGIDPDGVVLAGTGARLSVNEDLLHWLATDFERAVEFLHGPGRLFDDPDDELVELSTAAMRDCGRAVTERDFRTCHAFDERDRVSEVDVPALAVVGEHDRLTPPWFHEYLAEEMPDAALAVVEDAAHLAMLEQPAAFNAALENFLDGLDG